Proteins co-encoded in one Acidobacteriota bacterium genomic window:
- a CDS encoding pyridoxal-phosphate dependent enzyme: MIAPPNATALPSLGDIRKAAETIASRAHRTPLLTSRALDDWLGARLFFKVECFQKAGAFKFRGACNTVFSLSEDEVARGVLTHSSGNHGAALALAARLRGARSWVVMPRDAPQVKQAAMAAYGATLVPCEPTPAAREATAAELLAETGATFVHPFDDVRVIAGQGTVALEILDDVDDLSRLIVPVGGGGLLSGTAIAVTETTSDVRVEAAEPLAVDDAARSFTSGERQPAVVAPTLADGLRTGLSPRTFRALRERVSAVMTVSEEAIVKAMRMLWERLKVVVEPSAAVPVAALLEHPPQPDERIAIVLTGGNVDLERLPWIDQTLPTPSP; the protein is encoded by the coding sequence ATGATCGCGCCTCCCAATGCTACCGCTCTGCCCTCCCTTGGGGATATACGAAAAGCCGCCGAAACGATCGCCAGCCGAGCCCACCGGACGCCTCTGTTGACCTCGCGGGCCCTCGACGATTGGCTCGGGGCGCGTTTGTTCTTCAAGGTCGAGTGCTTTCAGAAAGCCGGCGCCTTCAAGTTTCGTGGCGCTTGCAACACGGTCTTCTCCTTGTCCGAAGACGAGGTCGCGCGCGGCGTGTTGACCCACTCTTCCGGCAATCATGGAGCGGCCCTCGCCCTCGCCGCCCGGCTGCGAGGGGCGCGCTCCTGGGTGGTGATGCCGCGCGATGCGCCGCAGGTGAAGCAAGCCGCCATGGCCGCCTACGGGGCCACCCTGGTGCCCTGTGAGCCGACGCCGGCGGCGCGCGAAGCAACCGCCGCCGAGCTGCTCGCCGAGACCGGTGCGACCTTCGTCCATCCCTTCGATGACGTGCGTGTCATCGCTGGCCAAGGCACGGTGGCCCTCGAGATCCTCGACGACGTGGACGATCTCTCGCGGCTGATCGTGCCGGTGGGCGGCGGCGGGTTGCTGAGCGGCACCGCCATCGCCGTGACCGAGACCACATCGGATGTGCGAGTGGAGGCCGCCGAGCCCCTCGCCGTCGACGATGCGGCGCGCTCCTTCACCAGCGGCGAGCGGCAACCGGCGGTGGTCGCGCCGACCCTGGCGGATGGTCTGCGCACCGGCCTGTCGCCGCGCACCTTCCGGGCCCTTCGAGAGCGCGTGAGTGCTGTCATGACGGTCAGTGAAGAGGCGATCGTGAAGGCCATGAGGATGCTCTGGGAGCGCCTCAAGGTGGTGGTCGAGCCCTCCGCCGCGGTGCCCGTCGCCGCTCTCCTCGAGCATCCCCCGCAGCCGGACGAGCGCATCGCCATCGTGCTCACCGGTGGCAATGTCGATCTCGAACGTCTGCCCTGGATCGATCAGACCCTTCCGACGCCATCACCGTAG
- a CDS encoding tetratricopeptide repeat protein translates to MNAPRHPTAALDHLLEGQCDQHERQTVVRHLLAGCPECSQRASRALRISQQEKPSEKALDSIFDRLVEKSGELIELVDREHLEAEALLADIEALPLGRRAMVLQNSSKYRRRAVCHLLIERSIALRHEDPAEGLHQAELAVAIARQLAIKGDEELLARALLELANGKRITGDPHGADREFRAAALVIERAASDPQLQADFLFFLASQRYSQSRWPEALDLLREAERAYRRLGDSPSAAQCLIKASMCLTDLERHEEAISTVWKALEQIGPNGDLKALLSGIHNLAFMLSRTGALDEAIGLIDRARPIYRVGAGETDRLRLDWTEAKIYRDLSQFQDSERILLRVRERFVEEEFLHDAALVSLDLAELFVHQGRVGDLQELAREMFSVFSSLGIAPEALTALAMLRQSVAHGAETLAQIQQIAGAIEQARQSA, encoded by the coding sequence ATGAACGCCCCTCGACATCCCACGGCCGCCCTCGACCATCTGCTGGAAGGTCAATGCGACCAGCACGAGCGCCAAACCGTGGTCCGCCACCTCCTGGCCGGCTGCCCAGAGTGTTCGCAACGGGCCTCGCGAGCTCTCCGCATCTCGCAACAGGAGAAACCGTCGGAAAAGGCTCTGGACAGCATCTTCGACCGTTTGGTCGAGAAGTCCGGTGAGCTGATCGAGCTGGTCGATCGCGAGCATCTCGAAGCCGAAGCGCTACTCGCCGACATCGAGGCGCTGCCCCTCGGTCGCCGCGCCATGGTGTTGCAAAACTCCTCCAAGTACCGCCGCCGGGCGGTCTGCCACCTGCTGATCGAGCGCAGTATCGCCCTGCGCCACGAGGACCCCGCCGAAGGCCTCCACCAGGCCGAGCTGGCGGTGGCCATCGCGCGTCAGCTAGCCATCAAAGGAGACGAAGAGCTGCTCGCCCGCGCCCTCCTCGAGCTCGCCAACGGCAAACGCATCACCGGCGACCCCCACGGGGCCGATCGTGAATTCCGCGCCGCAGCCTTGGTTATCGAGCGTGCCGCCAGCGACCCCCAGCTCCAGGCCGATTTCCTTTTCTTCCTGGCCTCTCAGCGCTACTCCCAGAGCCGCTGGCCGGAAGCCCTCGATCTCCTGCGCGAAGCCGAGCGCGCCTACCGCCGCCTCGGCGACAGCCCGTCGGCCGCCCAGTGCCTGATCAAGGCTTCGATGTGTCTGACTGATCTCGAACGCCACGAAGAAGCCATTTCGACGGTCTGGAAGGCCCTCGAGCAGATCGGTCCGAACGGCGATCTCAAGGCTCTTCTGTCGGGGATTCACAACCTCGCTTTCATGCTGTCGCGGACGGGAGCCCTCGACGAGGCGATCGGCCTGATCGACCGCGCGCGACCGATCTACCGAGTCGGCGCCGGCGAAACGGATCGGCTAAGGCTCGATTGGACCGAGGCCAAGATCTACCGCGATCTGTCTCAGTTCCAAGACAGCGAGCGCATCCTCCTGCGGGTGAGGGAGCGCTTCGTCGAGGAGGAGTTTCTCCACGATGCGGCGCTGGTTTCCCTCGACTTGGCGGAGCTTTTCGTTCATCAGGGTCGGGTCGGAGACTTGCAGGAGCTCGCCCGCGAGATGTTCTCGGTGTTCAGCAGTCTGGGCATCGCTCCAGAAGCCCTCACCGCCCTCGCCATGCTGCGGCAGTCGGTCGCCCATGGCGCCGAAACACTGGCTCAGATCCAGCAGATCGCGGGAGCGATCGAGCAGGCTCGCCAAAGCGCCTGA
- a CDS encoding TfoX/Sxy family protein has protein sequence MPADLLALSNLGPTSVRWLVEVGIERPSDLETLGAVEAYRRIRGAGLAVSLNLLYALHGALWNVSWIDLPAEVKADLRQAVRSADEAET, from the coding sequence CTGCCGGCCGACTTGCTGGCGCTGTCGAATCTCGGTCCGACCAGTGTTCGTTGGTTGGTCGAGGTCGGGATCGAACGCCCCTCGGATCTCGAGACCCTGGGCGCTGTCGAAGCCTACCGGCGAATCCGCGGTGCCGGCCTCGCCGTCAGTCTCAATCTTCTCTACGCCCTCCACGGCGCTCTCTGGAACGTCTCCTGGATCGACTTGCCGGCCGAGGTCAAGGCGGACCTTCGGCAAGCGGTCCGATCCGCCGACGAGGCCGAGACGTAA
- a CDS encoding pyridoxal phosphate-dependent aminotransferase — translation MPKYPDFSSTVQGISGSVFSALAARIADFPGEVYPLHVGDTWLEPAIGARMEDLQVADHPGMHRYATPHGLPELIATLHQRVAERTGIVTSADSVLMTTGATGALGAVTGALLEPGDEVLILAPYWPLIAGIVRAARARAVAVPVFERNGAADDTLQRLDGAVTRRTVALYLNTPNNPSGHLLPPALLEEICGWARRRGLWLLSDEVYEDLQYSGEPAYCRRYASERTFSAYSFSKAFGMAGNRCGYLVGPAAAMAEVRKVSTHTFYSAPTAGQLAAQAVLSPAGDGWLEAARRRYSDLGRRAAESLDLPAPAGGTFLFFDVSAKLDERGLLGFLEDCADHGLFLAPGPSFGPFPNHVRLCFTSASPEVVERGVEVLRKLLSGA, via the coding sequence ATGCCGAAATACCCCGATTTCTCGTCGACGGTCCAGGGGATCTCGGGATCGGTGTTTTCCGCCCTCGCGGCGCGCATCGCCGATTTCCCCGGGGAGGTCTACCCCCTACACGTCGGCGATACCTGGCTCGAGCCAGCGATCGGCGCCCGCATGGAAGACCTCCAGGTGGCCGATCATCCGGGCATGCATCGCTACGCAACGCCCCATGGCCTTCCGGAGCTGATCGCGACCCTCCACCAGCGGGTGGCCGAACGCACCGGCATCGTCACTTCAGCCGACTCGGTGTTGATGACCACCGGCGCCACCGGTGCCCTCGGAGCCGTAACCGGCGCGCTTCTCGAACCCGGCGACGAAGTGCTGATCCTGGCTCCCTATTGGCCCCTGATCGCCGGCATCGTGCGGGCTGCCCGGGCACGCGCCGTCGCCGTGCCGGTGTTCGAGCGCAACGGGGCCGCCGACGACACCCTGCAACGCCTCGACGGCGCGGTGACTCGACGCACCGTCGCGCTCTATCTCAACACTCCCAACAACCCCTCTGGGCATCTCCTGCCACCGGCCCTGCTCGAGGAGATCTGCGGCTGGGCTCGGCGCCGCGGCCTGTGGCTGCTGTCGGACGAGGTCTACGAGGACCTGCAGTACAGCGGCGAGCCGGCCTACTGCCGACGCTACGCTTCCGAACGGACCTTCTCGGCCTACTCCTTTTCGAAGGCCTTCGGCATGGCCGGCAATCGTTGCGGTTACCTGGTAGGACCGGCAGCAGCCATGGCCGAAGTCCGCAAGGTGTCGACCCATACTTTCTACAGCGCTCCGACGGCCGGTCAGCTCGCCGCCCAGGCGGTGCTCTCGCCGGCGGGCGATGGTTGGCTCGAGGCGGCCCGCCGACGCTACTCGGATCTCGGCCGGAGAGCCGCCGAATCCCTCGACCTTCCGGCCCCGGCCGGGGGCACGTTCCTGTTCTTCGACGTCAGCGCCAAGCTCGACGAACGCGGCCTGCTGGGATTTCTCGAAGACTGCGCCGACCACGGCCTGTTCCTGGCTCCGGGACCGAGCTTCGGTCCCTTCCCGAATCACGTGCGGCTGTGCTTCACGTCGGCTTCACCAGAGGTCGTGGAGCGCGGAGTCGAGGTGCTTCGAAAGCTGCTATCGGGCGCCTGA
- a CDS encoding STAS domain-containing protein, with amino-acid sequence MLKTRSEGPIEVVALSGDIDSSATPVLRNELTDLVDSGNPLLILNLSKVRFVDSSALFLFVTLLKRCRAVGGDIALVGPNPTVRSIIQLTRLHRVLGVFEDEALAIGRMMPN; translated from the coding sequence ATGCTCAAAACCCGATCCGAGGGGCCGATCGAGGTCGTCGCCCTGAGCGGAGACATCGATTCCAGCGCCACCCCGGTCCTGCGTAACGAACTGACCGATCTCGTGGACTCCGGCAATCCCCTGCTGATCCTCAACCTGTCAAAGGTGAGATTCGTCGATTCGAGCGCACTGTTCTTGTTTGTCACCCTGCTCAAGCGCTGCCGCGCCGTCGGTGGTGACATCGCTCTCGTCGGCCCCAATCCGACGGTGCGCTCGATCATTCAGCTCACCCGTCTTCACCGGGTGCTGGGAGTCTTCGAGGACGAGGCGCTCGCCATCGGCCGCATGATGCCCAACTGA
- the mce gene encoding methylmalonyl-CoA epimerase: MIQGVDHIGIAVRSIAEARGFYEALGLAVEEIEEVPREGVRVAMIPCGESCIELLEPTREDSPIARFLETRGPGIHHLCLRSSDINTDEGALREQGYRLLRPEPTRGAGGCWVQFVHPKSAGGVLVELSQK, translated from the coding sequence ATGATTCAAGGCGTCGACCATATCGGCATCGCAGTGCGCTCGATCGCCGAAGCGCGTGGTTTCTACGAAGCCCTCGGCCTCGCCGTCGAAGAGATCGAAGAGGTTCCTCGAGAAGGGGTTCGGGTGGCGATGATTCCCTGCGGCGAAAGCTGTATCGAGCTGCTGGAGCCGACCCGCGAGGACTCGCCGATCGCGCGATTCCTGGAAACTCGGGGACCGGGAATCCATCATCTCTGCCTGCGCAGCTCCGACATCAACACCGACGAGGGGGCTCTGCGCGAGCAGGGGTATCGGCTACTGCGGCCGGAACCGACCCGCGGTGCCGGAGGTTGCTGGGTGCAGTTCGTCCACCCGAAGAGCGCCGGCGGAGTGTTGGTGGAGCTGTCTCAGAAGTGA
- the meaB gene encoding methylmalonyl Co-A mutase-associated GTPase MeaB: MAESPRPRRVEEDLDRLVERILKRHTRSVARAISLVEDGGATQRELVRRLYGRTGRARVVGFTGPPGAGKSTLVNRFATLCRERDETVAVLAVDPSSPYTGGAILGDRIRMQSLYLDRGTYIRSMATRGAMGGLARATHDAIDVLDAAGFDWVLVETVGVGQDEVDIVRSVDTVVVITVPGLGDDIQAIKAGIMEIADVFVINKADREGADRTVRDLEGMLGLAEHHPEWPPPILKTIASRGEGLEPLLEEIERHRGWLDDTGLLTDRRRARLRLRVEAILKERILRAADQARGVAQEVDRSHREGHDPYQVAERLFAGAVAGSAGGEGREG, translated from the coding sequence GTGGCCGAATCTCCGCGGCCGCGCCGGGTCGAAGAAGACCTGGACCGGCTGGTGGAGCGGATTCTGAAACGGCACACCCGGTCGGTGGCGCGCGCCATCAGCCTGGTGGAGGACGGCGGCGCCACCCAGCGGGAGCTGGTGCGTCGCCTCTACGGCCGCACCGGCCGGGCGCGGGTGGTCGGTTTCACCGGGCCGCCGGGGGCCGGCAAATCAACCCTGGTCAACCGCTTCGCGACCCTCTGTCGGGAACGCGACGAGACCGTCGCCGTGCTCGCCGTCGATCCGTCGAGCCCTTACACCGGCGGTGCCATCTTGGGGGACCGCATTCGCATGCAGTCCCTCTACCTCGATCGCGGCACCTACATCCGGTCGATGGCGACCCGAGGTGCGATGGGCGGGCTGGCCCGCGCCACCCATGACGCCATCGACGTGCTCGACGCGGCGGGCTTCGATTGGGTGCTGGTCGAAACCGTCGGGGTCGGTCAGGACGAGGTCGACATCGTGCGCAGCGTCGACACGGTGGTGGTGATCACCGTGCCGGGGCTGGGCGACGACATCCAGGCGATCAAGGCCGGCATCATGGAGATCGCCGATGTCTTCGTGATCAACAAAGCCGATCGCGAGGGCGCCGACCGCACCGTACGAGACCTCGAAGGCATGCTGGGACTGGCGGAGCACCATCCGGAGTGGCCGCCACCGATCCTCAAGACCATCGCCTCCCGTGGCGAGGGCCTCGAGCCTCTGCTCGAAGAAATCGAGCGACACCGCGGCTGGCTCGACGACACCGGCTTGCTCACCGACCGACGCCGAGCCCGGCTGCGGTTGCGGGTCGAGGCCATCCTGAAAGAGCGCATTCTGCGAGCCGCCGATCAGGCTCGGGGAGTCGCCCAGGAGGTCGATCGATCCCATCGCGAAGGGCACGATCCCTACCAGGTGGCGGAGCGTTTGTTCGCCGGCGCCGTGGCCGGCTCTGCTGGCGGGGAAGGGAGAGAAGGATGA
- a CDS encoding acyl-CoA dehydrogenase family protein yields MTALLEESPSIDFALTEEQRAVRDAARDFARKELDPIVEEIDESQTFPVGLFKKAGELGFLGVIFPEELGGAGMGYVEYVLVINEIGRVDPSLGLSVAAHNSLCTNHIYKYGSDDQRQRWVRPLAAGEKIGAWSLTEPDAGSDAAGTRTRAEKVDGGWVLNGSKTFTTHGTVGDVCVVFAVTDPAAGRHRNVSAFVVEKGMDGFRSGKKEDKLGCRASDTAEVVMENCFVPEDYLLGEEGSGFQQALGILDGGRISIAALGLAVSLGAFDTARDYAKQREQFGRPISQFQAVRFHFAEMATRIAAAEALTFQAALAMDRGERVTRLSSQAKLYTSETAVFCSERGVQIHGGYGFIKDYRAEKYYRDAKICTIGEGTSEIQRMVIARQLLKGA; encoded by the coding sequence ATGACAGCCCTTCTCGAGGAATCTCCGTCGATCGATTTCGCCCTCACCGAAGAACAGCGCGCCGTCCGCGATGCGGCCCGCGACTTCGCCCGCAAGGAGCTCGATCCCATCGTCGAGGAGATCGACGAGAGCCAGACTTTTCCGGTCGGCCTGTTCAAGAAGGCCGGTGAGCTCGGTTTCCTCGGGGTGATCTTCCCGGAGGAGCTGGGTGGCGCCGGCATGGGCTACGTCGAGTACGTTCTCGTGATCAACGAGATCGGCCGCGTCGACCCGTCTCTCGGCCTCAGCGTGGCGGCCCACAACTCGCTGTGCACCAATCACATTTACAAGTACGGCAGCGACGACCAGCGTCAGCGCTGGGTCCGACCGCTCGCCGCCGGTGAGAAGATCGGTGCCTGGAGCCTGACCGAGCCCGACGCCGGCTCCGACGCCGCCGGCACCCGCACCCGCGCCGAGAAAGTCGATGGTGGCTGGGTGCTCAACGGCTCGAAGACCTTCACCACCCACGGCACCGTCGGCGACGTCTGTGTGGTCTTCGCGGTGACCGATCCGGCCGCCGGCCGCCATCGCAATGTCTCCGCCTTCGTGGTCGAGAAGGGCATGGATGGCTTCCGCTCCGGAAAGAAGGAAGACAAGCTCGGCTGTCGCGCCTCGGACACCGCCGAGGTGGTGATGGAGAACTGCTTCGTTCCCGAGGATTATCTTCTCGGCGAGGAAGGCTCCGGATTCCAGCAGGCCCTCGGCATCCTCGATGGCGGTCGAATTTCGATCGCGGCTCTCGGATTGGCGGTCTCCCTCGGGGCCTTCGACACGGCTCGCGACTATGCCAAGCAGCGGGAGCAATTCGGGCGGCCGATCAGCCAGTTCCAGGCGGTGCGTTTCCACTTCGCCGAGATGGCGACCCGCATCGCCGCCGCCGAGGCGCTGACCTTCCAGGCGGCCTTGGCGATGGATCGCGGTGAGCGCGTCACCCGGCTGTCTTCGCAGGCCAAGCTCTACACCAGCGAGACGGCGGTGTTCTGCTCCGAGCGTGGGGTCCAGATTCACGGCGGCTATGGCTTCATCAAGGATTACCGGGCCGAGAAGTACTACCGCGACGCCAAGATCTGCACCATCGGCGAGGGCACCAGCGAGATCCAGCGCATGGTGATCGCTCGTCAGCTCCTCAAAGGGGCCTGA